The genomic region GGCTGCTGGCCGGCGGTATCGGCGCGATGGCGGCGGCGCTGCGGGTCAAGCCGACGCCGGAGAAATCGAAGAGTGAGACATAGGGTGCGCCTGGGCGCACCGGCTTTTGCACGATCGGGTAGCGGGTGGTGCGCCTCGGTATGAGGTATCCCCGTTTTTTCCCATGAAAACAAAACGGATCGATTGATCGGCAGTCACCGTTCCTTTACCCGTCGTTCCCGCGAACGCGGGTACCCGGTGTATTTGCGCTGCGCAGAAGCTGAAAGTCGCTGGATCCCCGCGTTCGTGGGGATGACGACGGTTTTCGAAATGCTCGAAAACATGGGGATACCTCAGGTCTTGGGGCACCGGCTTTTGCATGATCGGGTAATGGGTGGTGCGCCAAGGCGCACCCTATGAAGCGTGTGCTTGAAGTCGCTTGATTCGCATGCGCTCAGCCCGCGAGCTGCACCCACACCGGCGCATGATCGCTGGGCCGCTCCCACGTCCGCGGCACGCGGTCGATATCCGCAGCATTCGCCTTGTCGCGCAGCGCGTCCGAAATCAGGGTCAGATCGATACGCAACCCCAGGTTGCGGCGGAAACCGGCCTGGCGGTAATCCCACCAGCTGAAGAAACCGCCTTCGCCGTGATGCAGTCGGTAGGCGTCGTGCAGACCCAGATCGAGCAGCCGCTTCAGCGCCGCGCGCTCGGCGGTGGAGGTGAGGATGCTGTCGTCGTTCCACACCGCAGGATCGTGCACGTCGCGATCGTCCGGCGCGATATTGAAATCGCCCATCACCACCAGCTGCGGGTGCTTGCGCATTTCATCCGCCAGCCAACCATGCACGGCATCGAGCCAGCGCAGCTTGTAGTCGTATTTCTCGGTGCCGATGTCCTGGCCGTTGACCACGTACAGATTGACGATGCGCACGCCGTTGACGGTCGCGGCGATCGCGCGGCGCTGGGCGTCGTCGAAATCGGGGATACCGATGGTCACATCCTCCAGCGCATGCCCGCGCGCGAGCAGCGCCACGCCGTTGTAGGTCTTCTGCCCGGCGAACACGCTGCGGTAGCCCAGCCCTGCGAGCACCGCGTCTGGAAAGCGGTTGTCCTCGAGCTTGGTCTCCTGCAGCCCGACCACATCCGGCTGCGCATCCTGCAGCCACTGTTCCAGATGCGGCAGGCGCACGTTGAGCGAATTGACGTTCCAGCTGGCGATTTTCATGCGTGTGATGTCTTGTCGGGCGCCGATGCGTCGGCGGGTCGTGCGGACGATCTTGCCACGCGGCAACGGATCGATGGGAGTGCCTTCGCCAGCTCGCATCGGTTCTTCCAACGGATCATGCGTTGAAGCATGACGCCGGCATCAACTACGGAATGAAACGATAGTCCAATTTGAAAGTTGATTCCGGCTCAAGCTTCCTTCCGCAGAAGATCAGCGAAGAAGTCGAGGAACTTCGATACCCGCGCAAGCCGCGATGTCCCCTTGGGCATCAGTGCGTACACGTCCATACTGGCGAAACGGTGCTGCGGCAACACGCGCACCAGCGTTCCTGCTTCGACAGCGGCAATCAGTTCCTTTTCCGGCCGCAGACCGATACCGAGACCGGCATACATGGCATCCGCAAGCACACGACTATCGTCGGCTTCAAAGTTGCCCGTGACATGCACGGATTCGACATTGCCGTGCTTGTCGATCAGGCGCCATTCGTTCTGAGGGGGATTGGAAGTGATCCGCAGGCACACGTGCTCCGACAGATCGGATGGTGTTTTCGGTTTTCTTCTCGACACGAAGTAATACGGTGCCGCTGCCAGAGCCCATGACACCGAGTGCAAACGACGCGCATTCAACCGGCTGTCTCTTGGCGGCCCCACATGGACCACGACATCGAATCCACCGCCGATGGGATCAACGGGCGTGTTTACGACCAGCATTTCAAGTCGAAGTTCAGGGTTGGCTTCGAGAAAAGTCGCAATCCCGCCCAGAATTCCGGGGCTGCATGCGCCGCCGGGCATGGCCACGCGGAGCGTGCCCTGCACTCCGTTCAGACCTGACCGGATCGTATCTTCCGCAGCCTTCAGTTCTTCAAGCGCGCGCCGTGCATGCGCATAGAGCACGCGTCCTTCGGCGGTCACGGACACGGCGCGCGTCGAACGGCGCAGCACCTTGATGCCCAGATTCTGTTCCAGACGGATCATGCGACGGCTGACGGCGTTCGTCGTCAGCTGCATCAATCGTGCCGCAGATGACAGGCTGCCGGTTTCCACCACCAACGCGAATGTCTTCAGTTCGTCCAGATTGTCGAGGGCCTGCATTGTCACCTCACAGGTGAATAAATATCTCTCAATTATCAACTACCGGGACACGAGTGTACCGCGAATAATGTTGCTGTGTTCAACGGCGAGCGGATGATGGAAATGTCGATCCGTCGATGTGGGCGCAATACGTTTTCGTCGATTTTTAAGGAATTTCACAGCATGAAAATCATCACAGAGATCGTCGTCGACAAGCCCGTACGCATGGTTTGGGACGTACTGGGAAATCAATTCGGCAATGCCCATGTTTGGGGAAGCGCGCTGATCCATACCGAAGGCAGCGGCAGACAGTTGAGCGGACAGGTTTGCGAGAGCAGAACCTGCGACATCAAGGGGATGGGTCGTATCCGCGAGAATTTGCTGGAGTTCGACCCGGAGAATTTCGCGTTGAAGTACGAAGTAGTGCAAGGCTTTCCGTTTTTCGTCGAACGCGGCGTCAATCTGTGGACGTTGACGGAAGAAGGCGCCGCGACCCGGGTCAGATCCGTCGCCGAGATCACGACCAAAGGCATCGTCGGCGCGATGATGGCGCCGATGATGAAGATGCAGATGACCGGGCTCATGCAGAAGCTGGTCGAAGACCTGAAGCACTATGTGGAAACCGGCATGCCACACCCGCGAAAACTGAAAGCGTTCGCCTCCAGAAAGCCAGCCAAAGGCCTGGAAGCGAGGTGATTCGTACTGCAGTCAACGGCGGGTGATCGGGTCAGCGCTGAACAGCTGCGGCAGTCTATCCTGCCAGCATGCGGATCATCCGATCGATTTTCCCGCGATACGGCGGCTTGATGAAATCGGTCGCGGTGAATCGCGCCTGCCACAGCACCGGCATCGCCTTGGTGAAGGCGTCGAAGCCGGCGCGGCCGTGGTACTGGCCCATGCCGCTGGGACCGATGCCGCCGAACGGCAGATTGCTCGCGGCGAAATGCAGCAGGGTGTCGTTGACGGTGACGCCGCCGGCGATCAGTCGCGACAGAATGGTTTCGACGACGCTGCGGTCGTAGCTGAAGGGATACAGCGCCAGCGGCCGGTCGTGGCGTTCGACGTAAGCGAGCGCATCGTCGAGCGTCGCATAGCCGTGGATCGGCAAAATCGGCCCGAAGATTTCGTCCTGCATCACTTTCGCATCGTCGCCGGGTTCGATGATCAGCGTCGGCGGAATCAGGTGTTCGGCGTCGGCGCGCGACGCATCGATGCCGGCGAGTTCGATCACCGTCAATCCGCGCGTGCGCGCATCGTCGATGTAACCGCGCAGGCGCCGGTACTGGCCTGCGTTGATCACGCGGGTGTAATCGTCGGCCGCGCCCATGTCCGCACCGTAGCGTGCCTGCACCTGCGTGCGCAGTGCGTCGACCAGCGCATCGCGGCGCGCGGCGTCGATCAGGATGTAATCCGGCGCGATGCAGGTCTGGCCACCGTTGAACCACTTGCCGCTGGCGAGTCGCGCGGCGGCCTGTTCGATCGGGAAATCGGCGGCGATGATCGCGGGCGATTTGCCGCCGAGTTCGAGCGTGAGCGGGGTGAGATTCGGCGCGGCGGCGGCCATCACCTTGCGCCCGACCGCAGTGGAACCGGTGAAGACCAGATGATCGAACGGCAGCGCCGAGAACGCCGCGCCCAGTTCGGCACCGCCCAGCGCGACTGCGACGCGATCGGCCGGAAACACATCGGCCAGCAGCCGCTGCAGCCAGGCGCTGGTCTGCGGCGTGTGTTCGGACGGTTTCACGAACACGTGATTGCCGGCGGCGATGGCGGTCGCCAGCGGCACCAGCGCCAGATTCACCGGGTAATTCCACGGCGACATCACTCCGATCACGCCCACGGCTTCGTGCCGGATCCGCGCGCTGGCCGGCCACAGCCGCCAGCCCACGCTCGCGCGCTTCGGCCGCATCCAGCCGCGCAGATGGCGGCGCAGGTGATCGATCTCGCCGAGCACCGTCATGCCATCGGCCAACAATGTTTCGTGCGCGGAGCGGTGGCCGAAATCGGCGCGCACCGCCGCCTCCATCTCGCCCATCCGCGCCTTGAACGCCGCCTTCAGCCGCGCCAGATCGTCCATCCGCTGCGCGTAGCCGGGCTTCTTCGCTCGCCACGCCTTGCGCAGACGGTCGAGGGTGGGCGCGAGTTCGGCGATCTCGTCCGCAGGCGGCGCGCGCCCACCCGCCGGGATTGGCGCGTCGTGGTCGCTGCCGGCGGCGTTGATCGCGACATTGGCGGCGGTGATGGCTGCATTCGCGGCGATGGTGGCGGTCGTGGCCGCAGTGACGGTCGTGTTCATGGGGCGAGTTTAGAACGTGCCGCAGGGTCGTGCTTAAATGCGGCCATGACCGACGCCCACCCCCTCATCCGCCCCTACCTCCACCACCTGCCCGCGCTGGGCGAACGGGTCTACATCGATCCCGCCGCTGTCGTCATCGGCGACGTCGAACTGGGTGACGATGTCTCCGTGTGGCCCATGACGGCGATCCGCGGCGACGTGAATTTCATCCGCATCGGCGCACGTACGAACATCCAGGACGGCAGCATCGTCCACGTCAGCCACGACGGTCCGCACGCCAAGCTCGGCGGTTTCGCGACCCGGATCGGCAGCGATGTGACCATCGGCCACAAGGCGATCATCCATGCCTGCACCATCGAGGACGCGGCGCTGATCGGCATGGGCGCGATCATCCTCGACGGCGCGGTCGTGAAGACACACGCGTTCGTCGGCGCCGGTGCGCTGGTGCCGCCGGGCAAGGTCGTCGGCGAAGGCGAAATGTGGCTGGGCAGTCCGGCCAAGTTCGCGCGCAAGCTCAGCGAGGCCGAGATCGAAGCGCTGTACTACTCGGCGCAGCATTACGTGCGCTTGAAGGACGAATATCTGACGGGTCGGCCGAAGGCCTGACATGGGCGATTGGCAGCGCTGGCGGGAGACGGTCGCGGACCAGGCGCGGCTGCGCGAGTGGCGCCGCGACGGTGTGCTGGACGCGGCTGCGACCGCCGCCGCGCGCAAAACGCTGGGCCCCGCGCCGGATGCCGCGCTGTGGCGCTGGTTTCTGGATCGTCTGGCGCTGTGGCTGGGCGTGGCGCTGTGCGCGGCCGGGGTGATCTGTTTCATCGCCGCCAATTGGGAACACATCGGCAAATTCACCCGCCTGTACGGGATGCAGGCGCTGGTGATCGCTGCCGTCGCGGTGGCGGCGCGCTTGGGTCTCGCGCGGCTCGGCGGACAGGCGGCGCTGTGGCTGGCGATGGTGCTGCTGGGCGGACTGCTGGCGCTGATCGGCCAGACCTACCAGACCGGCGCCGACACCTGGGAATTGTTCACGCTGTGGGCGGCGTTGGCGCTGCCCTGGGCGTTCGCCGGACGGCATGCGGCACTCTGGCTGCTGTGGGTTGCGGTGGCGAACATCGCGCTGGGGCTGTGGGCCGACACGGCCGGCAGCGACTGGATGAACGACGAACGCAGCATGACCCTGGTGGGTCTGTTCGATCTCGCGCTGTATTGCCTCTGGAGTATCGCTGCGGCGCGCTGGGCCGAGTTCGCCGGCCATGCCGGGCCACGATTGCTGGCCGCCGCCGCCCTGTTCTGCCTGAGTCCGCCGGCCATCCTCGCCGCGATCGACCACGTGGCGCCGGAATTCGGATACGAACTCTGCGCATGGCTGGCCGCCATCGCGGTGCTGACCGCGTTCGAGTTGCGCCGTCGCCGCGATCGCGCGGTGTTCGCGATGCTGCTGGTGGCGGCGATCGGCGTGAGTACGGTCTGGCTGTACCGGCTGGCGACGTATTTCCTGTTCACCCGTCATGACGAACCGGCCGCACTGTGGCTGGTGTTGGCCATGGTGGTGGTGGGCGAAGCGACCGCGGGCGCGCTGTGGCTGCGACGGATGGACCAACAGATGGAACATCGCGAGGCGCGCGCATGAGCCTGCCGCACGAGACGCAAACGCTCTGGACACGTCTGCGCGCAGCCGGTGCGGTGGCCGGCGAAGCGCCCGCGCGCAACGACGGACTGCCGTGGTATCTGGCCGGTCTGATCGGCGTTTCCGCGTGGATCGCCGCGGGTCTGCTGTTCGGATTTTTCGCCACGCTGTTCGACCAGATCTGGAGGAGTCCTGACGTCGCCGTTGCAGCGGGTGCGCTGTGCATCGCCGCAGCGCTGGCCCTGCTGCGGATCGCGCGTGGCCGCGAATTTTTCGAACAGAGCGCCATCGCGCTGAGTCTGGTCGGCCAACTGCTGGTCGGCATCGGTTTCAGCGAATGGTTCGGCGATACCGCCGGTTGGGCCGGCAGCGCCGCCGTTGCGCTGGTGCTGTATGTATCGGGTGCGCAGACGATGCAGCGCTTCCTGTGCGGTGCGGTGTTCGCCGCAGCGGTGGTCGCGATCTGCAACGAACTCGATACCAGCGGTTACGGCCCATCGCGGATCACATTGCCGGTATTGGCATGGTTGGCATTCGCCGCGTGGTGGCGTGCGGAATACGAGGATCTGCGCACGTTGCCGGTGTCCCCGTTGGCGTGGGCGCTGAGTCTTGCGGCGCTGTCAATGGCCATCGTCGGCGACATGCTGTGGGCCGACAGCGCCGAAATTTGCGACTCGATGTTCCATGCTTGGGACGAGGACATCTACTCCGATTCCGACCCGTGCCTCCCGGCCTTCGGCTGGATCGAGCCTCTCGCCATGGCCATGCTGCTGCCGATGACAGCGCTGCGTCTGGCGGGGCCGTTTCGTCCGCTACCGCTGCTGTGCGCCATCGTGTTCGCACTGGTCTGGCGGCATGTGCCGGGAGTGAACCTCGGCGTGATGTTGATGCTGGTCGCATTCGCGTCCAACCGACCAGCGCTGCTTGCAATCAGCGCGATCGGCACGGCGTTCTATCTGGTCCGTTACTACTACCAGCTCGATGTGCCATTGCTGGAAAAATCGCAGTGGCTGCTGGCCGGCGGCGTCGTGCTGCTGACGATCCGCTTCGTGTTGATGCGCGCCGTACAGGGAGGCCGCACATGAAGCATTGGCGTTCGGTCCTGCTGTGGGGCGGTCTGCTGCTGGCACTGGTGGTGACCAATCACGGCATCGCCCAGCGCGAGCGGATTCTGTCCGATGGTCGCGTA from Lysobacter sp. harbors:
- the xth gene encoding exodeoxyribonuclease III, with the protein product MKIASWNVNSLNVRLPHLEQWLQDAQPDVVGLQETKLEDNRFPDAVLAGLGYRSVFAGQKTYNGVALLARGHALEDVTIGIPDFDDAQRRAIAATVNGVRIVNLYVVNGQDIGTEKYDYKLRWLDAVHGWLADEMRKHPQLVVMGDFNIAPDDRDVHDPAVWNDDSILTSTAERAALKRLLDLGLHDAYRLHHGEGGFFSWWDYRQAGFRRNLGLRIDLTLISDALRDKANAADIDRVPRTWERPSDHAPVWVQLAG
- a CDS encoding DUF4401 domain-containing protein; this encodes MSLPHETQTLWTRLRAAGAVAGEAPARNDGLPWYLAGLIGVSAWIAAGLLFGFFATLFDQIWRSPDVAVAAGALCIAAALALLRIARGREFFEQSAIALSLVGQLLVGIGFSEWFGDTAGWAGSAAVALVLYVSGAQTMQRFLCGAVFAAAVVAICNELDTSGYGPSRITLPVLAWLAFAAWWRAEYEDLRTLPVSPLAWALSLAALSMAIVGDMLWADSAEICDSMFHAWDEDIYSDSDPCLPAFGWIEPLAMAMLLPMTALRLAGPFRPLPLLCAIVFALVWRHVPGVNLGVMLMLVAFASNRPALLAISAIGTAFYLVRYYYQLDVPLLEKSQWLLAGGVVLLTIRFVLMRAVQGGRT
- a CDS encoding LysR family transcriptional regulator, with translation MQALDNLDELKTFALVVETGSLSSAARLMQLTTNAVSRRMIRLEQNLGIKVLRRSTRAVSVTAEGRVLYAHARRALEELKAAEDTIRSGLNGVQGTLRVAMPGGACSPGILGGIATFLEANPELRLEMLVVNTPVDPIGGGFDVVVHVGPPRDSRLNARRLHSVSWALAAAPYYFVSRRKPKTPSDLSEHVCLRITSNPPQNEWRLIDKHGNVESVHVTGNFEADDSRVLADAMYAGLGIGLRPEKELIAAVEAGTLVRVLPQHRFASMDVYALMPKGTSRLARVSKFLDFFADLLRKEA
- a CDS encoding gamma carbonic anhydrase family protein; the protein is MTDAHPLIRPYLHHLPALGERVYIDPAAVVIGDVELGDDVSVWPMTAIRGDVNFIRIGARTNIQDGSIVHVSHDGPHAKLGGFATRIGSDVTIGHKAIIHACTIEDAALIGMGAIILDGAVVKTHAFVGAGALVPPGKVVGEGEMWLGSPAKFARKLSEAEIEALYYSAQHYVRLKDEYLTGRPKA
- a CDS encoding SRPBCC family protein, with translation MKIITEIVVDKPVRMVWDVLGNQFGNAHVWGSALIHTEGSGRQLSGQVCESRTCDIKGMGRIRENLLEFDPENFALKYEVVQGFPFFVERGVNLWTLTEEGAATRVRSVAEITTKGIVGAMMAPMMKMQMTGLMQKLVEDLKHYVETGMPHPRKLKAFASRKPAKGLEAR
- a CDS encoding DUF2157 domain-containing protein, translating into MGDWQRWRETVADQARLREWRRDGVLDAAATAAARKTLGPAPDAALWRWFLDRLALWLGVALCAAGVICFIAANWEHIGKFTRLYGMQALVIAAVAVAARLGLARLGGQAALWLAMVLLGGLLALIGQTYQTGADTWELFTLWAALALPWAFAGRHAALWLLWVAVANIALGLWADTAGSDWMNDERSMTLVGLFDLALYCLWSIAAARWAEFAGHAGPRLLAAAALFCLSPPAILAAIDHVAPEFGYELCAWLAAIAVLTAFELRRRRDRAVFAMLLVAAIGVSTVWLYRLATYFLFTRHDEPAALWLVLAMVVVGEATAGALWLRRMDQQMEHREARA
- a CDS encoding coniferyl aldehyde dehydrogenase — its product is MNTTVTAATTATIAANAAITAANVAINAAGSDHDAPIPAGGRAPPADEIAELAPTLDRLRKAWRAKKPGYAQRMDDLARLKAAFKARMGEMEAAVRADFGHRSAHETLLADGMTVLGEIDHLRRHLRGWMRPKRASVGWRLWPASARIRHEAVGVIGVMSPWNYPVNLALVPLATAIAAGNHVFVKPSEHTPQTSAWLQRLLADVFPADRVAVALGGAELGAAFSALPFDHLVFTGSTAVGRKVMAAAAPNLTPLTLELGGKSPAIIAADFPIEQAAARLASGKWFNGGQTCIAPDYILIDAARRDALVDALRTQVQARYGADMGAADDYTRVINAGQYRRLRGYIDDARTRGLTVIELAGIDASRADAEHLIPPTLIIEPGDDAKVMQDEIFGPILPIHGYATLDDALAYVERHDRPLALYPFSYDRSVVETILSRLIAGGVTVNDTLLHFAASNLPFGGIGPSGMGQYHGRAGFDAFTKAMPVLWQARFTATDFIKPPYRGKIDRMIRMLAG